gtcccagctgctccacttctgatccagctccctgctaatggcctgcgaaggcagtggagggtaccgcaagtgcttgggcccctgtgcccacgtcgGGGGACCTGTtgtgggctcctagcttcagtctggcccagccccagctgttgtagccatttgggaatgaaatagatggaagatctccatctttctctccctctctttgtacctctgcctttcaaataaatattcaaggaaaaaaaaaaatacaccttgGGCACAAATACTTGCAAATGTCCCTCTCTGAGCCAGCCTGTGATCCTGATACCGTCCCATCCGTGTCCTCAGGTGCGCTGTGCAGGAACGAGAGGCCTCACTAGACCCATCAACCCTTCGCTTTCTCAGTTCTTTAACACACTCGAGCTCTGGGCGCGAACTCTCGAGTGCCCCATGTGCCCCAAAGGTCATGGTCCTAATCATGAttgctgctttatttatttatttgaaaattagaattgcagagagagagagagagagagagagatcttcatcctctggttcaccccctaaatggctgcgacagctggggctgggccaggtcgaagccaggggcctggaactccacccgggtctcccatgtgggtggcaggagcccaagcacttgggccgccctccactgcctcccaagcaccTTAACCAGTGCTGAAtgagagcagaggcaggatttgatcctaggcactccaacatgggacgtgggtgtcccaagcggcagctaACCCCCcataccacaacacccacccccaatTTGCCAGCTTGACCATTCTGAAGTCTCAGCTCAGTGGCACACTCAGTTTCGCCACTGTCACCACCCTCCATCCCCAGGACTTCCTGTCTTGCACCCATTAAACACCAACCCCCCTTTTCCCTCCCCGAAGCCTCTGGCGACCACTGTCGCGCCTTCTGTCTCGAATCTAACGAGGAACCTCACACACGTGGGATCACACAGGGTTTCGCCTGTTGTGTCTGGTTTGTTGCACTCAGCACAGTGTCCCCAAGGTAGCATGGTCAGAATTCCCTTTTcagggctgaataatattccgctGTGTGTAtgttccacattttatttatccgtTCCCCTCTCACCTCTTTACAGACACTAACATTGTCCCACCATTGGCTACTGGAAATGCCGCTGCTATGAACACGGGTATGTGAATAACTGTACCAGTGACACGCCGTCTCAGTGTCAGGGGCCAGCCGTGTGGCACAgagggtcaagctgccacctgcgatgctggctaAAGTTccgatactccacttctgatctagctcccaaaTGATGCAAcccaggaaagcactggaaggtgacccaagtgcttgggcccctgccacccacgtaggagacccagatggagttccggccctggccactgcagccatctggggagtgaaccagcagatggaagatctttctctgtctgtctctccctctctctctgtaactgtgtctctcaaataaataaataaatctttaagacagCAAATGACCTCAGTGTCCACAGTGCCCCGAGGGACAGCCAGGCCACAGatgcagcccatgtgggtgcacataCCTCTTCTATTTGCAGTGGGATGTTTGGCGGAGAGTGGAACCAGTATTTGGCGAGGCCTCTGTATTTGAGGACCAGAAAGTAACAGGTCCCTGCCAGCACCAACAGCAGTGAAAAGACTCCCAGCGAGATCAGGATTATCTGATGATGTCTGGTGGAGGCTACAAGAGACAACACGACAGTGAACAGGATGACCGCCCCTCCGTCCAGTTTTCATCTGACCCTGCTTCCACGGGACTCGTGTCAGACCccttcccacccctgcctggGAGGCTTACATCCATACGGGGgggcatccctaatccaaaaatccggAATCTGAAATCCTCCAACATCTGAAAGGTTTGGAGGGCTGACACCACCTACAAGTGGGGCGTTCCCCACCTGACCCCACGTGATGGGCCACAGTCAAAAGGCAGGGGCGCTGCAATTATCGGATGAAACGGCACTCGGGCTGTGTGCAGAAAGTGACTGTGAAACAACTCGGTCTTGTGTTTAGACCTGGGTGCCATCCCCAAGGTATCTCACCATGTATATGCAAATGttctgaagtaaaaaaaaaaaaaaacaacctgcagCTCTCTGAGTCTGAGTCTTTCCAAGGAGACATTTTTAGCCTGAGGCTGCTCGGGCTGTCCTCTAACAAACCAAGCAGGTGCAGGCTGACGACCTGAACACAGGCTCATCCTCACCGCTGGCCTCTGgggctcccctcctcccaccgcTGCTCAGTGCAGAAGGCTTCCCCGATGTCGCTACTTTAGAAGTATTCTTTGCCCGGCTCAGAAAGGACACAGAAGGGCCTGTGTTACCGTCCGCTGTTGTTTCCAGGCAAGATGCGTTGCTTAACTGCCCGGGCCGGATGATGCTCTGGGATACCCAGAGCAGTTGCGCCTCGACTCGTAAACAGTACACTCTGAAGGGTTTCAAATCCTCCAGCAAAATGGAGCTGCTCTTGAAGGGGCCTCTCACCTACGGAGAAAGCACACGGCCTCACGGGTCAGTCAGCCACACACCCGGGCCGGCGTCCGCCCAGCATCACAGCAAGCAAACCCGACAACCAGCAGCTGTGGTTTTACAGCGACGCTGGCGACAGGGGACCTTCCAGGGGACGACTGGTGGCCAGAGCGAAGAAAGTGCACTGGCTTTGGGGCTGTTTCTGGCCCTGAGGTcttgggggatgggggtggggcagcagcagTGGAGGTCCAGAGCTGGAATTTAGCCAAGTcccgatttttttaaaaaagattcttaatatttatttaaagggaagagttagagagacagagagagagagagagaggtcttccatccaccaattcactccccaaatgtctgcaatggttagggctggggcaggctacagcaagaagccaggaacttcattcaggtctcccacgtgagtgcaggggcccaagcacttgggccatcttccactgctttcccaggcgcattagcagggagctggattggaaatggagcagagtggacttgaactggtgcccacatgagatgtcagTGCTACAGGTGCCAGCCTTGTAAATCCCCAACTTTGAGAATAACATTTTCCTCCCTTCAAGTCAGCATGTTGGGTTTCACAGTGAATCTAATCCAGATACCTCCAAGTTAGCCAATGGAGAAAAAACTATCCCAGGAAAGAATGTTCCTCCCATTCCCGACCTGCTCCTAACTGGAACTGAAATGCTCTGATTTCCTGGGGTAGGTTTGGTCAAAATGACCTTGGGGACTGATGATATCAGGAGACAGATGGACCCCGCCTGTCCAGGGCTGCCCAAACCCCTTGCATCCCCTGTTCCTTCATCAGGTGTGTTGTGGGCAGCTTGTGACGGCTCCCCCACCCGCCAAGCCTCCAACATCTGCTGGCTTCCTCTTGACAAGGAGCTTCCCCACCTTTTCACTTACAACCTCTTTGCGAACTGTTCAAGCCACTGAGATAGCAAAACCTTGCAGACCGCAGCAGTGGACTCCTGTTTGAATAAGGAGGCCCACAgatggggtgggcgctgtggtatagcgggtaaagccactgcctgcagtgccagcatcccatatgggcgccggttcaagtcccagctgctccacttccgatccagctctctgctatggcctgggagggcagcagaagatggcctaagtgcttgggcccctgcacccaagtgggagacccagaagaagctcctggcctctggcttcggattggctcagctctgattgttgtggctatctggggagtaaaccaacggatagaagacttctctctctctctccctctctgcctctctgtaagtctgccttcaaaaaaaaaaaaaaaaaaaatcttaaaaaaagaaagaggcccACAGAAATCTCCGAAGTCCGGAGCATGGTAAAGGCGTCATAAGCAATGCTCCGACCCAGTGTGCAGCCCAGACACTGGATCGGGGTGACGCTAAAGAGAGGCCTCAGctccaggggcagaggcaggcctCTGCAGGACAGCACAAGTCCAGGTCTTAAAGAGGAGGATTAAGTCAGGCCCAGACAAGAAGGAGAAGCTGGAGCCCCTGTGCTCCTGGCTACATCAGAAATTCTGaagatggggccggcattgtcacatagcaggttaagcctctgcttgtaatgctggtatcccagaGAGGAGCCCTGGTTCACTGCTTCCGGCCTGGTTCACCACTTCCAGCCTGGTTCACTGCTTCTGGCCTGGTTCACTACTTCCGGCCTGGTTCACTGCTtctggccagctccctgctactgtgcctgggagggtgggggaggacggcccaagtgcttagctcccggctcctggcttcagcctggtgcagacctggctgtggtagccattttggggagtgaatcagaggacggaagagctctctctctctttgtcactctgcctttcaaatacatacatacatacatctttaaaaaaaaaactccaaagaaaagaaaattaagacaaagaaaaaaaatgctctgaCCTGATGGATTCCTGCTTTTTCCCAGTAGTGGACGTAATATTGAAAAGTGGCCATGGCGGTACTGATATCAAAGGGAGGGGCGCACGTGATGATGAGGGAGCCTTCTCCAGGGGTCACCCGCACATTCCGGGGAGGCCCGACGGTCACTGGAACAGAATTGCAAACCCAGACATGCGTTTCAATACACACagacgcgcacacacacacacacattgtgtgtACAGGTCTACCGTACGGGATGGGCCCTGGCCTATGACGACGGCTCAACTCAGCCACTCTCCAACCTCGTGACGGGGCGGAGACCATGCTTCAGATTCTCATCGCCCCCGGGCTAGCAGTCGGATTCTCCCTCCGGATGCTGCGAAGAGGTGGCAGCCGCAGGTCCTGCTCAGCACCGTGCTCGCCTGGGGCAAAGACCCTTGACACTCCGCAGGGCACCATGTCACGGGCAATGAGTGCCTTCTTCTTGgcttaaaatgatattttcaacttacaatgggTTTATTGGGGCATAACTCCATCATAAATGGAGGAGCACTTGTGTGCATATTATATGTAATACCACATACACAATACGCACGCCCACTTGATAAAGTGCTGGGACCTTTCATTTCTCGTCACGCGTCAGCCCTTGGCTGTCCTGGGACTGATATGAAAAGCCCTAATAAATAGAACCCCGTGGGAACACCTCAGTTTTTATATTCAAACAGAGCATTCCAAGCAGCTAGGAGACAGGTGCACTTGAATGTGTGTCAGTGCCACCTTTTCTCATGTTTTTGGAATTTTCTATTTATGGCAGGTTAGGCCCGAGAGATCCTTTCTCCTCCGGATAAAGGCTTGTCCGTTGGTCACACACACGTGGAGACACACACGCgtgtatttgtatttatatagGCAGTGGTGGTTCTGGGCATGAGGAGCAAGCTTCCAAATGGGGCTTTGCAGCAGGCCACACAGTGGCCCACAGCAAGCCCCTCTGTCCCCTCGGGAGACAGCTGGGGTGCAAGGGGGCAAGGTCCCATGGGGCAGGTGTTGCAGACCCCCCTGGCTGGAGGACCACCAGAGCCAATATCTCCTGGGTCAGCTCCACAGGGGTGGATCCCAGGGTCCCCTAAGGATGTGCCTGGTTCGGCAGAGCTCAGAGATCTGCCAGGCACTGGGGATGTCAGAGCTGTGATGCCACTGGCCAAGCAGAAGTCATGTGACCCGTAAGCAACGCTGCCTGGTGACATGGCTACGTGACACGTTTATCAGTTTCTGAGGAGCAGAACTGGAAAGTTAGCCAAAGGTCAAGTTCCCACCCAGAGGGGGGAAGGTCTGCCAGTCCCTACCTGCCATGTAAAAAAATTCCAGtacggccggcgccttggctcactaggctaatcctccgccttgcggcgccagcacactgggttctagtcccggtcggggtgccggttctgtcccggttgcccctcttccaggccagctctctgctgtggccagggagtgcagtggaggatggcccaagttcttgggccctgcaccccatgggagaccaggaaaggcacctggctcctgccatcggatcagcgcagtgcgccggccgcagtgtgccagccgcggctgccattggagggtgaaccaacggcaaaggaagacctttctctctgtctctctctctcactgtccactctgcctgtcaaaattaaaaaaaaaaaaaaattctagcatGAACGAGGGAAAGTGGCACTGACACACGTTCAagtgcacctgtctcctggctgcttGGAATGCTctgtttgaaaataaaaactgaggTGTTCCCACGGGGTTCTATTTATTAGGGCTTTTCATATCAGTCCCAGGACAGCCAAGGGCTGACGCGTGACGAGAAATGAAAGGTCCCAGCACTTTATCAAGTGAGCGTGCGCACTGTGTAACGAATCAGGCGACGGAGATCAAAGTACAGGTTGGGTCCTCCAATTCTACGTGACCGATCTCGGCGTGTCTCACCCAAGGAGGCAATCCTATCACTGCAAACACTTGTGTGTTCGCGACACCCTGGCTGGGTTTCTCTCACGCTTCCACATCCTCCCCTGCGAGCCGCAGGTCGGCAGGTGGCCTGGCCACACTCCTCTTCGTGCAGATGGGTCTTTACAGGGTTTGCATCTGTGCCCTCCGATCGCACCACTTCTGGTGGAGGAGCTAAGTTCAGACAATGCCtcatggcagggccagggccgtCAGCCAGAGCAACGTCCGGGGACTGGCTGCTGGGGacaaaaaggtctttctttagaGCTGTTCACAGGCCCTGGCACACCCGGGCTTCAGCAGAGCATGGAGAAGCACGCTGGCGGCAGGCCTCTCTGCTCTAAGGGAGATGGTTTCTAGTGAGGTCCACTCCCACAAAGGAGCAGCC
Above is a genomic segment from Lepus europaeus isolate LE1 chromosome 2, mLepTim1.pri, whole genome shotgun sequence containing:
- the IFNGR2 gene encoding interferon gamma receptor 2 isoform X2; this encodes MARGRWSTGCSTNSKLGASSTTGAWHDVTKDHVMKVDCTQITGTECDFTAATLSKGFPMHFNVSLRLRAEQGELHSAWVTVPWFQHYRNVTVGPPRNVRVTPGEGSLIITCAPPFDISTAMATFQYYVHYWEKAGIHQVRGPFKSSSILLEDLKPFRVYCLRVEAQLLWVSQSIIRPGQLSNASCLETTADASTRHHQIILISLGVFSLLLVLAGTCYFLVLKYRGLAKYWFHSPPNIPLQIEEYLKDPVQPILEALDSDSSPKDDTWDCVSIISFPAKEPKAGLHVPGTRALAQPQEDSLEPRSC